GGAAAAGGACGAGTTATGAAGGCGCACGCTTGGAGAGCCCTGCCCCTGGCCTGGATGCTGGGTACGCTGCCAGCGTGGGCGACCGAACTGGTCTACACCCCGGTGAATCCGTCCTTTGGCGGCAATCCGCTCAACGGCACCTACCTGCTGAACAACGCCACCGCCCAGGATCGCCACAAGGACCCGGACCTGCGCAGCAGCAGTAGCAGCCAGTCGGCCCTGGAGCGCTTCACCAGCCAGCTGGAATCGCGACTGCTGTCCCAGGTGCTGACCGACATCAAGGACGGCAATTCCGGCTCGCTCTCCACCGACCAGTTCATCGTCAACATCATCGACGACTCCGGCAACCTCACCGTGCAGATCACCGATCGCGGCACCGGCGAGATTTCGGAAATCTCCGTCAACGGCTTCAATCAACCCTGAGCACGGATGCCTCCCATGAACGCCTTTTCCCTGGCGGCGGCGCTGACCGCCGCCCTCGTATTGGCCGGCTGCGTACACGATCCCATGCCCGCCGAACAGCACGCCGCCCCGACCCTGACGCCACGCGCCTCGACCTACTACGACCTGCTGGCCCTGCCGCCGCCCAAGGGCCCGCTGGTGGCGGCCGTCTATGGCTTTCGCGACCAGACCGGGCAATACAAACCCAATCCAGCCAGCTCCTTTTCCACCGCGGTCACCCAGGGCGCCGGCAGCATGCTGGTGGATGCCCTGCAGGCCAGCGGCTGGTTCGTGGTGCTCGAACGTGAAGGCCTGCAAAATCTGCTGACCGAG
The window above is part of the Pseudomonas oryzihabitans genome. Proteins encoded here:
- a CDS encoding curli assembly protein CsgF → MKAHAWRALPLAWMLGTLPAWATELVYTPVNPSFGGNPLNGTYLLNNATAQDRHKDPDLRSSSSSQSALERFTSQLESRLLSQVLTDIKDGNSGSLSTDQFIVNIIDDSGNLTVQITDRGTGEISEISVNGFNQP